The segment TATCATTGTGGTCAGGGTGGCGAATCGGAGTGTGACATTGTTGTGGGCTAAGCAGGAGTAACTTCCTGTCTGGTTCTCCCTGGTGCTCTGCAGACTGAGCTGTGGGCTTTGCTCGTTGAGGAACGCCCCATTAAACATCCACTTGTAGGACACAGCGGGTTTGGACTGAGCGGAGCAGGACAGAATGATGTCAGAGCCCGTATTGTAGGCTGTATGTCCTATGGTCATCTCAGGAAGTACCATCATGGTGAGGTTACTTGGGCCATCTATGGGAGGAACCAATAACAATGATGTGTTGGGTAAACATTACCTAGAATATGTTTCCGTCCTGCTCTACGAAACACAGTGTACTAATGATCCATGCAAATAATGACCTGGATCTTGTGGACACAGAGGAATGGTTTGGGATGAAAATAGGCATATTGCATAATTGAATGGCATGCTGGCTCTCAATGACAAGGTAGAAACCATGTCTGTTGTGTATGATTCATATGTACTGCAGACTCTGATACTCACATCTAACATTGAGGCCAATGGGCTGGCTGGTGCCGTTGCTGATTCCGTTATTGACCTCACATCTGAAAGGCCCTTCATCGTATCGTGTCACACTGACTATGGTGAGAGTGCTGTTCCCACCACCAAGCCAAACTCTGTCACTGGCTGTGACCTCTGAGCTGCCATTCAGCCAGCGGTAAGAGAGGGAAGTGCCAGAGGAGACGGAGCAGGTGAAAATAGCAGTGTCGTTCAATTCCACTAGATCAATGGCATTGGCCCTCAGAGTCACGTTTGAAATGGGCTCTGTGGGTGAGAGAGTAGATGGCAGTCAAGATAAGATGGATGTGTCTCAAGAAAGTGTTTTTTTGTGTTACTGAATTACAACCATATAGTTGATGTTTTGTTTCACATTGTAAAACTTGTTTTGGAAATTAATCAA is part of the Coregonus clupeaformis isolate EN_2021a chromosome 28, ASM2061545v1, whole genome shotgun sequence genome and harbors:
- the LOC123482078 gene encoding carcinoembryonic antigen-related cell adhesion molecule 1-like; this encodes MEPDLNAVVTLSVQEPISNVTLRANAIDLVELNDTAIFTCSVSSGTSLSYRWLNGSSEVTASDRVWLGGGNSTLTIVSVTRYDEGPFRCEVNNGISNGTSQPIGLNVRYGPSNLTMMVLPEMTIGHTAYNTGSDIILSCSAQSKPAVSYKWMFNGAFLNEQSPQLSLQSTRENQTGSYSCLAHNNVTLRFATLTTMIKIVEPISAVALNSDGKPPILGQSLTLRCEVTGPVDCIHWLMNSQLISLNRTFFSTDNKTMVINPIQFSDSGEYLCEAFNAASNLTSMTYKLVVNCEYYKS